In Octopus sinensis unplaced genomic scaffold, ASM634580v1 Contig15441, whole genome shotgun sequence, the following proteins share a genomic window:
- the LOC115230370 gene encoding tigger transposable element-derived protein 6-like translates to MEGDKEHPLVIGKFKNPHGFKNINMNNLGIQYANSNKSWMTSLIFKNWVERLNSKMSMENRKILLLLDNAPVHYFDGEFSNIELYFLPPKTTSKIQPIDQGIVHSFKSLYKKGMTRNLSMGTNIGTLSYTDELTKFKLVNALPLIIEAWNEVTVDTIKNCFNKALNNWAKIDEKILEESTDEKGIKFKSPYN, encoded by the coding sequence ATGGAAGGAGATAAAGAGCATCCGTTGGTAATCGGAAAATTCAAAAATCCTCatggttttaaaaatattaatatgaataatcTTGGGATTCAATATGCAAATAGCAATAAATCTTGGATGAccagtttaatttttaaaaactgggtTGAACGGTTAAATTCCAAAATGAGTATGGAAAATAGAAAGATTTTACTTCTTTTAGATAATGCGCCAGTTCACTATTTTGATGGCGAATTCAGTAATATCGAATTGTATTTTCTTCCTCCAAAGACAACATCTAAGATTCAACCAATTGATCAAGGGATTGTGCATTCATTTAAATCGTTGTATAAAAAAGGAATGACTAGAAATTTGAGTATGGGAACAAATATAGGAACATTGTCATATACAGATGAACTTACCAAATTCAAATTAGTGAATGCTCTACCTTTAATTATTGAGGCTTGGAACGAAGTCACAGTGGACACTATCAAAAATTGCTTTAACAAGGCATTAAATAATTGGGCGAAGATAGATGAAAAAATACTTGAAGAATCCACTGACGAAAAAGGTATTAAATTTAAATCACCTTACAATTAa
- the LOC115230368 gene encoding tigger transposable element-derived protein 6-like, translating to MKKKRKTYQIQQKLEVIDFKKNNPAVTQEKLAQRFNMPIGVINSTLTKMQLYGSRRHKQKKNITFKSCTDKIYEPLYAWIQNKRFCNHTITNEMVREMALKIAQRFYIENFKASHPWISRFKEEYKIKTLTISGEEQLVDPVLLIDSYERFAAMLKKYGSKNFYNCDETALFFKCTPKKH from the coding sequence atgaagaaaaaaagaaaaacttatcaaattcaacaaaaactggAAGTTATTGATTTCAAGAAGAATAATCCTGCTGTTACTCAAGAAAAATTGGCTCAGCGGTTTAATATGCCTATTGGAGTGATCAATTCAACGTTGACGAAAATGCAATTGTATGGATCAAGGcgtcacaaacaaaaaaagaatattacatttaaaagttGTACTGATAAGATATATGAACCACTATATGCATGGATTCAGAACAAACGTTTCTGTAATCACACCATAACTAATGAAATGGTACGCGAAATGGCACTCAAAATTGCTCAAcgattttatattgaaaatttcaaaGCATCTCATCCATGGATTTCACGCTTTAAGGaagagtataaaataaaaacactcacGATTTCTGGAGAAGAACAATTAGTTGATCCCGTTTTGCTTATAGATTCATATGAACGCTTTGCAgccatgttaaaaaaatatggatcGAAAAATTTTTACAACTGCGATGAAACTGCCCTTTTTTTCAAATGTACTCCAAAAAAACATTAG